A window of Oikeobacillus pervagus genomic DNA:
CAGATATCGCAATAAGTGAAATAACTGCACCGACTCCGATTGAAATTAGGGCATTTTCCAATTTGAATCCCATACGCTCTTCTTTACGACTAATTTGCGGCAGATGGTAAAAGCAAAGTAAAAATAGCGCAACGGAAACTGTTTCAATGACTAATTGCGTTAGCGCCAAATCTGGTGCACGGAAAATAACAAAGAATAGTGATACCGTATATCCAACCGCACCTAAAGAAATAATTGAAGTAAGTCGTGATTTTGCCACTAAGATCGTGACAGAGCCAGCGACAATTAAGAACGCTAAGATGATTTCATAGACGCCAATCGGAGCTAAATTACTAGTGTCCATTTTAAATGCATCTTTGTAAACAAGTGTGTACGATAAGATGCCAATAAAGAAAATAAAAATATAGACTAAGTAAGTTCGAATAAACCCAGTCATATAGGTGTTGGTTAAACGATTAGATCCTCTTTCAGAAAGAACCATTCCACGATCATAAAAATGATTCAATGTGAGACGATCAGGCATTAAATCATAAATTTTAGTCCATTTTGAAAGAGTTAGATAAAGAACGATCCCAACTGCAATTAAACTTAACGTCATAAATAACTCTGGTGTGAAGCCGTGCCAGGCGGAAATATGAACAGTAAAGGCTTCACCAGGCGAAAGCAATGACGGTAAAATCGAAGCGACCGCTGGTTCAATAATCGTATAAGATAAAATATTGGGGAAGAAACCAAATATTACAACTAATGAAGCAAGAATAAGTGGGGAAATCAACATACCCAATGGTGCTTCATGTGGTTTCTTTTCTAATTGATCTACTTTCAATTTTCCGGTAAATGTTTTAAATACGAGAATCATACTGTATAGGAAAGTAAAAACACTTCCGATCCATGCAAGAACCGGGAAGAGAATGCCCCAAGTTTCTAAATGGAAAATATCCATATTCAGAACCGATACCATTCCTGTAAAGAACATCTCTTTACTTAAGAATCCGTTAAACGGAGGAAGTCCAGCCATTGAAAAGCTGCCAATAACGGCAATCGTAAACGTAATAGGCATCACACTCATCAGTCCGCCAAGCTTACGAATATCACGAGTTCCTGTTTCATGGTCGACGATCCCCACCATCATAAATAGACTACCTTTAAATGTTGCATGGTTGATTAAGTGAAAGACAGCGGCTAAAGTGGCAATGACAAAATAATTATCATCTAAATAATCATAATGAAGAGCAGCTGCTCCAACCCCAAGAAGCGACATAATCAACCCAAGCTGACTGACAGTTGAAAACGCAAGAATCCCTTTTAAATCGGTTTGTTTCACCGCATTAAAAGAACCCCAGAAGAGCGTAAAGATTCCGACAACACCAACTACCCACATCCAAACACCTGAGAAGGCAAAAATAGGACTTAACCTAGCAACTAAATAAATTCCTGCTTTTACCATGGTAGCTGAATGAAGATAAGCACTGACAGGAGTAGGTGCTTCCATTGCATCAGGAAGCCAAATGTAAAATGGGAACTGAGCAGATTTTGTAAAAGCTCCTAATAAAATTAATAGCATCGCCGGAATAAATAGTGAATGATCTTTTATTTGATCCACTTGTCCAATTAATTCCCGAATACTGAAGGTGTCTCCCATTAAAGAAAGCAATAAAAAGCCCCCAAGCATGGAAAGTCCTCCAAAAACAGTAATAAGCATGGACTTTTGCGCTCCATACCGAGAACGCTCCTTATGATACCAATAA
This region includes:
- a CDS encoding Na+/H+ antiporter subunit A; amino-acid sequence: MSLLHLAIFSPFLAAVVVPLLYKAFRKIHTGWFVLILPIVLFAYFLQFLPITQNNETIKKSIDWIPSLGIELTAYIDGLSLLFSLLITGIGALVVLYSIYYLSKEKESLHNFYVYLLMFMGAMLGVVLSDNLISLYMFWELTSISSFLLIGYWYHKERSRYGAQKSMLITVFGGLSMLGGFLLLSLMGDTFSIRELIGQVDQIKDHSLFIPAMLLILLGAFTKSAQFPFYIWLPDAMEAPTPVSAYLHSATMVKAGIYLVARLSPIFAFSGVWMWVVGVVGIFTLFWGSFNAVKQTDLKGILAFSTVSQLGLIMSLLGVGAAALHYDYLDDNYFVIATLAAVFHLINHATFKGSLFMMVGIVDHETGTRDIRKLGGLMSVMPITFTIAVIGSFSMAGLPPFNGFLSKEMFFTGMVSVLNMDIFHLETWGILFPVLAWIGSVFTFLYSMILVFKTFTGKLKVDQLEKKPHEAPLGMLISPLILASLVVIFGFFPNILSYTIIEPAVASILPSLLSPGEAFTVHISAWHGFTPELFMTLSLIAVGIVLYLTLSKWTKIYDLMPDRLTLNHFYDRGMVLSERGSNRLTNTYMTGFIRTYLVYIFIFFIGILSYTLVYKDAFKMDTSNLAPIGVYEIILAFLIVAGSVTILVAKSRLTSIISLGAVGYTVSLFFVIFRAPDLALTQLVIETVSVALFLLCFYHLPQISRKEERMGFKLENALISIGVGAVISLIAISAHSNKLFSSISQYYIENTYDKAGGKNMVNVILVDFRGFDTLFEICVLSIAALGIYGMIKLRLTRRKEG